A part of Marinifilum sp. JC120 genomic DNA contains:
- the nifU gene encoding Fe-S cluster assembly protein NifU codes for MWEYTNKVQEHFLNPKNVGVIEDADAIGEVGSLSCGDALRLFLKIDDDERIVDAKFQTFGCASAIASSSVLTELIKGMTLDEASKVSNKDIAEALGGLPKEKMHCSVMGQEALEDAIRKYRGLEAIPAPEGEIVCKCFGVTDVQIRRAVQENKLTTLEEVTNFTKAGGGCEDCHGRIQELITETITGEAAKPAPESEKPAKLTNIKRFQLVTKVIDEEIRPALNKDGGDIELIDIDGHEVIVSLRGACVGCPSSGRTLKDFVERRLKETVEPEIFVRED; via the coding sequence ATGTGGGAATATACAAATAAGGTTCAGGAACATTTTCTCAACCCCAAGAATGTAGGGGTAATTGAAGATGCGGATGCTATCGGCGAAGTTGGTTCACTCTCTTGTGGTGATGCCCTGCGGCTATTTCTTAAGATAGATGATGACGAGCGCATTGTAGATGCCAAGTTCCAGACTTTCGGCTGCGCCAGTGCGATTGCCTCCAGTTCCGTGCTTACTGAACTGATCAAGGGTATGACTCTCGATGAAGCTTCCAAGGTCAGTAACAAGGACATAGCTGAAGCCCTTGGCGGTCTGCCCAAGGAAAAGATGCATTGTTCCGTTATGGGACAGGAAGCCCTTGAAGATGCCATCCGTAAGTATCGCGGTCTCGAAGCTATCCCGGCTCCTGAGGGCGAAATTGTCTGTAAGTGCTTTGGCGTCACTGACGTTCAAATCAGGCGCGCTGTACAGGAAAACAAGCTGACCACCCTTGAGGAAGTTACTAATTTCACCAAGGCCGGTGGCGGTTGCGAGGACTGTCATGGTCGTATTCAGGAACTCATTACTGAAACCATCACCGGAGAGGCAGCTAAGCCTGCACCGGAATCCGAAAAGCCTGCCAAGCTGACCAATATCAAGCGTTTCCAGTTGGTGACCAAGGTTATTGATGAGGAAATCCGCCCGGCCCTGAACAAGGACGGCGGCGATATCGAACTCATCGATATTGACGGTCATGAAGTGATCGTTTCCCTGCGCGGAGCCTGTGTGGGCTGTCCGTCCAGCGGACGCACTCTCAAGGATTTTGTGGAGCGTCGTCTCAAGGAAACCGTGGAACCTGAAATCTTCGTGCGGGAGGACTAA
- the nifS gene encoding cysteine desulfurase NifS: protein MSTYLDNNATTMVAPEVREAILPLLGDEFGNPSSMHRLGGQSGMLMEQARQKIAAGLNCDPDEIIFTSCGTEGDNTAIFSALEAQPEKRHIITTRVEHPAVLNVAKHYERKGYAVTYLSVDSDGLFDMDQYRTAFRPDTALVSIMYANNESGVISPIQEMAEIAKKHSVLFHTDAVQAVGKIAIDLKTLPVDYLVLSGHKIHAPKGVGALFVRKNAPFRPFMLGGHQEHGRRGGTENLPGIVGLGVAMELAVKHIDDENTRVRAMRDRLEKGLMAAIPEAIINGDQEMRLPNTLSIAFKYIEGEAMLLMLDQFGIAASSGSACTSGSLEPSHVLRAMGVPFTFAHGSLRFSLSTYNTDADIDLVLKELPPIISRLREMSPFRRGDEGLDWVEDHDH from the coding sequence ATGTCAACATATCTTGATAACAACGCCACCACCATGGTCGCACCCGAGGTGCGCGAAGCCATTCTGCCCCTGCTTGGAGATGAATTCGGTAACCCCTCGTCCATGCATCGTCTCGGCGGACAATCCGGTATGCTCATGGAGCAGGCCCGTCAGAAAATCGCTGCCGGGCTGAATTGTGATCCCGATGAAATAATTTTCACTTCCTGTGGAACCGAGGGTGATAACACCGCTATTTTCTCGGCCTTAGAAGCCCAGCCGGAAAAACGGCACATCATCACCACCCGCGTGGAGCATCCGGCGGTACTTAATGTTGCCAAGCATTATGAGCGCAAGGGTTACGCTGTGACCTATTTGTCTGTGGATTCTGATGGGTTGTTTGATATGGACCAGTACCGGACAGCGTTCCGTCCTGACACTGCACTTGTTTCAATCATGTACGCTAACAATGAATCCGGCGTGATTTCGCCCATTCAGGAAATGGCTGAAATTGCCAAGAAGCATAGTGTGCTCTTTCATACTGACGCAGTGCAGGCCGTGGGTAAAATTGCTATCGACCTCAAGACCCTGCCCGTGGATTATCTGGTTCTTTCCGGGCACAAGATTCACGCGCCCAAGGGCGTGGGGGCTTTGTTTGTACGTAAGAATGCGCCATTTCGTCCCTTCATGCTCGGTGGGCATCAGGAGCACGGCAGGCGTGGTGGTACTGAAAACTTGCCCGGTATTGTAGGGCTTGGTGTAGCCATGGAGCTCGCTGTCAAACATATTGACGATGAAAATACCCGCGTGCGGGCCATGCGCGACCGTCTTGAAAAGGGGCTTATGGCTGCAATCCCTGAAGCCATTATCAACGGTGATCAGGAAATGAGGCTACCCAATACCCTGTCCATCGCCTTTAAGTATATTGAAGGCGAGGCCATGCTGCTCATGCTTGATCAGTTCGGCATTGCCGCAAGTTCCGGTTCGGCCTGTACATCCGGTTCCCTTGAGCCTTCTCATGTACTCCGGGCCATGGGTGTTCCGTTTACTTTTGCTCACGGATCACTCCGTTTCTCCCTGTCCACCTACAACACCGATGCGGATATCGATCTGGTGCTCAAGGAGTTGCCGCCCATCATCAGTCGTCTGCGCGAGATGTCTCCTTTCCGTCGCGGCGATGAAGGTTTAGACTGGGTAGAAGATCACGATCATTAA